A genomic segment from Truepera sp. encodes:
- the wecB gene encoding UDP-N-acetylglucosamine 2-epimerase (non-hydrolyzing), whose product MRPAAAPPEGAALSPHGARPRVVSAFGTRPEANKMAPVVAALRGMPGLEALTLVTGQHKEQLADSLTAFGIAPDTDLRVMTRRQSLTDLIGRIVPAAAAALERLRADYVLVHGDTTTTFAVALAAFLVGIPVAHVEAGLRSFDLGQPFPEEANRRLTDVVTDMDLPPTALARRNLLAEGKTEDRMVVTGNTAVDAVRFMSAGAALPPGLGTGPFVTLTMHRRENLPVMAALAGALAAVARAHPRLRFVYPVHLNPAVREAVTPALGGVSNVVLAEPYDYREMIALMSASELIVTDSGGLQEEGAALGVPVAVLRNVTERPEGVEAGVIRLIGNDPSRVRSGLEELLGDPAELERMRQRPNPYGDGRAAGRIATAVAWRFGLAERPADWVYGAEVADS is encoded by the coding sequence GTGAGGCCCGCCGCAGCGCCCCCGGAGGGCGCGGCGCTGAGCCCCCACGGGGCGCGCCCCCGGGTGGTGTCGGCCTTCGGGACCCGACCCGAGGCGAACAAGATGGCGCCGGTGGTAGCCGCGTTGCGGGGCATGCCCGGCCTGGAGGCCCTGACGCTGGTGACGGGGCAGCACAAGGAGCAGCTCGCCGACTCGCTGACTGCGTTCGGCATCGCGCCCGACACCGACCTGCGCGTCATGACCCGCCGCCAGAGCCTCACCGACCTCATCGGGCGCATCGTGCCCGCCGCCGCCGCGGCGTTGGAGCGGCTCCGCGCCGACTACGTCCTCGTGCATGGCGACACCACCACCACCTTCGCGGTGGCGCTGGCGGCCTTCCTGGTCGGGATCCCCGTAGCGCACGTCGAGGCCGGACTGCGCTCGTTCGACCTGGGCCAGCCCTTCCCGGAGGAGGCGAACCGCCGCCTGACGGACGTCGTGACCGACATGGACCTGCCGCCCACCGCACTAGCGAGGCGCAACCTCCTGGCAGAGGGCAAGACGGAGGACCGGATGGTCGTGACGGGCAACACCGCGGTCGACGCCGTGCGCTTCATGAGCGCGGGCGCCGCTCTGCCGCCTGGCCTTGGCACGGGCCCGTTCGTGACGCTCACCATGCACCGACGCGAGAACCTGCCGGTGATGGCCGCCCTGGCGGGGGCCCTGGCGGCCGTGGCCCGGGCGCACCCGCGGCTCCGGTTCGTGTACCCCGTTCACCTCAACCCTGCCGTGAGAGAGGCGGTCACTCCCGCCCTCGGCGGGGTCTCGAACGTGGTTCTCGCCGAGCCGTACGACTACCGGGAGATGATCGCGCTGATGTCCGCCTCCGAGCTCATCGTCACCGACTCGGGCGGCCTGCAGGAGGAGGGCGCGGCCCTCGGCGTTCCCGTCGCCGTACTGCGCAACGTGACGGAACGCCCGGAAGGGGTGGAAGCAGGGGTGATCAGGCTCATCGGCAACGACCCCTCGCGCGTGCGCTCCGGCCTCGAAGAGCTGCTTGGCGACCCGGCTGAACTGGAGCGTATGCGCCAGAGGCCGAACCCGTACGGGGACGGTCGCGCCGCGGGGCGCATCGCAACGGCGGTGGCGTGGCGCTTCGGGCTGGCGGAGAGGCCCGCCGACTGGGTCTACGGCGCAGAGGTCGCTGATTCGTGA
- the folB gene encoding dihydroneopterin aldolase, protein MNQDAERPRGDDRIVLSGMEFFGYHGVHEEEGKLGARFLVDVELVLGLSGTDSIRHTVDYGRVYALVGSAVTGRRYKLIEALAHHIATLLLTEEALVDAVRVRVHKPHAPLPGVFRDVYVEVFRSRSEARESGGGGQTAPAGGGEPAADE, encoded by the coding sequence ATGAACCAAGACGCCGAACGTCCACGGGGAGACGACCGCATAGTCCTGAGCGGCATGGAGTTCTTCGGCTACCACGGGGTCCACGAGGAGGAGGGCAAGCTAGGGGCGCGCTTCCTGGTCGACGTCGAGCTCGTCCTCGGCCTCTCGGGCACCGACTCCATCAGGCACACCGTCGACTACGGACGCGTTTACGCACTCGTCGGGAGCGCCGTGACGGGGCGCCGGTACAAGCTGATCGAGGCGCTCGCCCATCACATCGCGACCCTGCTGCTCACCGAAGAGGCCCTCGTCGACGCCGTTCGTGTAAGGGTGCACAAGCCGCACGCGCCGCTGCCCGGCGTGTTCCGCGACGTCTACGTCGAGGTGTTCAGGAGCCGGTCCGAGGCGCGGGAGTCAGGTGGCGGGGGGCAAACGGCGCCGGCCGGCGGCGGGGAGCCCGCGGCGGATGAGTGA
- the folP gene encoding dihydropteroate synthase, translated as MTWEALHQLRFGPALAGGRGSLDWRGPALVGVLNVTPDSFSDAGEHAGTAEAVAAGLRLQAEGALIVDVGGESTRPGASGVDEREELCRVLGVVEALAGEGVVVSVDTRKPRVAAAALKAGAVIVNDVGGLTDPDMTRVCADAGAPAIVVHMRGEPRTMQAAPEYRDVVGEVEAFLLERAGAALQAGVPSVVIDPGIGFGKNLGHNLALLRATDRLAAHAPPLMVGASRKAFIGSITGEELPAARVPGSLGAHLWAAANGAALLRVHDVAAHAHALAVWSAILAAGPGERRT; from the coding sequence GTGACTTGGGAAGCTTTACACCAGCTCCGTTTCGGGCCGGCCCTTGCGGGCGGGCGCGGATCGCTCGACTGGCGCGGGCCGGCGCTCGTCGGGGTCCTGAACGTCACCCCCGACAGCTTCAGCGACGCCGGTGAGCATGCGGGCACCGCCGAGGCGGTAGCCGCCGGACTGCGGTTGCAGGCCGAAGGCGCGCTCATCGTCGACGTCGGCGGCGAGTCCACGCGCCCCGGCGCCAGCGGCGTCGACGAGCGAGAGGAGCTGTGCCGAGTGCTCGGCGTGGTGGAGGCCCTAGCCGGCGAGGGGGTGGTGGTGAGCGTCGACACGCGCAAACCGCGAGTGGCCGCCGCCGCCCTCAAGGCCGGCGCCGTCATCGTGAACGACGTCGGGGGCCTCACCGACCCGGACATGACACGAGTCTGCGCCGACGCGGGCGCACCGGCGATAGTAGTCCACATGCGCGGGGAACCCCGCACCATGCAGGCGGCCCCCGAGTACCGGGACGTGGTGGGCGAGGTCGAGGCGTTCTTGCTCGAGCGAGCCGGCGCGGCGCTGCAGGCCGGCGTGCCCAGCGTAGTCATCGACCCCGGCATCGGCTTCGGGAAGAACCTGGGCCACAACCTAGCGCTGCTGAGGGCCACCGACAGGTTGGCGGCCCACGCTCCCCCGCTGATGGTGGGAGCGTCCCGCAAGGCCTTCATCGGCTCCATCACGGGCGAGGAACTGCCCGCGGCGCGCGTGCCCGGCAGCCTGGGCGCCCACCTCTGGGCCGCGGCCAACGGCGCCGCACTTCTGCGCGTTCACGACGTGGCGGCGCACGCGCACGCCCTCGCGGTGTGGAGCGCCATCCTGGCCGCAGGCCCGGGGGAGCGGCGCACATGA